The window ACGAGGAAGCCGGTGACGCAGAGCAGCACCCCCAGCTGTCCGCCGAGTCGACCCAGGTTGATCCGCACTGTGTACTCCTTCGTCGTGGGCGGCTCAGGCGCCCAGGTAGGCCTCACGCAGGTTGACCTGGCGCAGTTCGTCGCCGACGCCGGTGTAGACCAGCGTCCCCTTCTCCATGATCAGCGCGCGGTCGGCGAACGGGAGCGCCCCCGCGTTCTGCTCGACCATCAGCACGGTGGTGCCGTCGGCCTTGATCCGCGACGTCACCTCCCACACCGTCTTCGCGACGGTGGGGGACAACCCGAGGGATGCCTCGTCGATCAGCAGCAGCCGGGGACGGGACATGAGCGCGCGGCCCACGGCGAGCATCTGCTGTTCGCCGCCGGACAGCGTCCCGGCGAGCTGTTCCTCGCGCTCGGCGAGCCGGGGGAAGTAGTCGTAGGCCAGGTCGAGTTGCCGCTTGACCGTCTTGCTGTCGCGCCTGCGGGTCCAGGCGCCCAGCCGCAGGTTCTGCCGCACGGTCAGCCGGGGGAAGACCCGCCTGCCCTCGGGGCACAGCGAGATGCCCGCGCTCACCCGCGCCGACGGCGACTTGCGGCCGAGATCCTTGCCGTCGAACAGGACCCGCCCCGACCGCGGTCGCAGCAGACCGGCGATGGTGCTGACCGTGGTCGTCTTGCCCGCGCCGTTGAGACCGAGCAGGACGCAGACCTCGCCCTCCTGGACCTCGAAGTCGACGCCGTGCAGCACGGGGAAGGCGTCGTAGCCGACGACCAGGCTCTCGATCTTGAGCAGCGTCACGACGCGGCCTCCTCTTCGCCCAGGTACGCGCGGACCACCTCGGGGTGGCGGCGCACCACGTCGGGTCGGCCCTCGGCGAGCACCTCGCCGAAGTTGAGGCAGTACACGTAGTCGGAGATCCGCGTGACCAGCGGAACGTGGTGGTCGATCATCACGATCGTGAGGCCGAACTCCTTGCGCAGCCCCAGAAGCGTGTCACCGAGCGAGTGCGCCTCCTCCGGTCCGAGCCCGGATCCCGGCTCGTCGAGCAGCAGCAGATCGGGGTCGGTGGCCAGCACGGTGGCGATCTCGATGCGCTTGAGCAGCCCGTAGGGCAGGTCGGCGACCCGCGCGTGCGCGTGACCCGCGAGCCCGGACAGTTCGAGCAGCTGGTGGGCGCGGTCGGTGAGCCCGCGCTCCTCGACGAAGGTCGCCGGGCCGCCCACCATGCCGGTCACCGGGTCGTAGCCGATGCGCAGGTGCTGGGCGGTGAGCAGGTTCTCCAAGACCGTGGCGTTCTTGACCAGGCCGACGTTCTGGAACGTGCGCCCGATCCCGAGCGCGGCCCGCGCGTGCACCGGCATGGCCGTGATGTCGCGGCCGCGGTGGCGGACCCGGCCGGAGGTGGGGCTGTAGAAGCCGGTGACGCAGTTGAACAGCGTGGTCTTGCCCGCGCCGTTGGGGCCGATGATGCCGACGATCTCCCATTCGCCCGCGCGCAAGGTGACCTCGCGCAGCGCCTGGACACCGCCGAAGTTGATGCTGAGCGCGTCGACCTCAAGCACGGACATCGTTCACCTCGATCTCCTTGACCGCGCCCGCGTGCCGGTCGAACCGGCCGCCGAGCATCCAGCCCCGGATCGGCGCGACCTGCTGGCCGATGCCGCCGGGGAAGCGGGTGATCGTGAGCAGCAGCAGGATCGGGCCGATCACCAGGGCGACGAACTCCTTGGGCAGTCCGATGACCCCCTCGACGAAGCCGGTCAGGTGCAGCACCTCCACGAGGAAGCCCGAGCCCAACAGCGCGAAGAAGACTGACCCGAGCACCACCCCGAGCCGGTTGCGCAGCCCGCCCACGACTGTCATCAGTACGAACAGCAAGGCCAGTTCGAAGTCGAAGCTGCTCGGCACGATCACCTCGTCGTGGTGTGCGAGCAGCGACCCGCCGATCGCGGCGAACACACCGGAGACGACGAACGCGAGCATCGTGTACGCCTTGACGTTGATGCCGTAGGACGAGGCCACCCGCGGGTTCTCCCGCAGCGCCTGCAGCGCCCGCCCGCCCTTGGTCCGGGTGAGCCGCAGGTCCAGCCACCACACCAGGGCCAGGAAGGCCAGGCACACGTAGTAGTACTGGTAGTCGGTCTCGAAGCCGATCGGCCGCGGCGCCGCCTTGCCGCCCTCGCCGCCGGTCAGCGCGGCGATGCCGAACAGGCTCTCCTCGGCGAACATCCCGTAGGCCAACGTGACCAGCGCGAAGTACAGCCCGGACAGCCGCAGCGAGATCGCGCCGAGCACCGCGGCCTGGACCCCGCCCATGAACGCCGCGACCGGCACCGCCAGCCAGAACTCCATGCCCAGGTCGGTCACCACGAACGCGGAGGTGAACGCGCCGATGCCGACGAAAGCCTGGTGGCCCAACGAGATCTGGCCCGCGTAGCCGATCAGCACGTTCAGCGACAGACCGATGATGGCGAAGATGGCCGCGGTCGAGAGCACGCCGACATCGGACACGCCGAGGTCGAACGGCGAGAGATGGTTGCCGGGGACGGCGAGCACCAGCCACGCCACCGCGGCCCAGACCACACCACGGCCCAGCACGCCGGACGCCCTTGGCCGGAACGGCTTCTCCTCGACGCTGACCGTTGGGAGGACCGCGGTCTTCTCGGCCGGAGTCTCCGGTGGAGTCTGTGTCGCGGTCATGTCGCTGCCCTCCGGACGAACAGGCCCTGCGGCCGCAGCAGCAGGACGGCGAGCAGGAAGACGAACAGCACCAGGGCTTTCGCGCCGTGGACCTGTTCGAACGCGGACAGCGTGCCCAGCTGCTCGACGACGCCGACGACAAGTCCGCCGATGACCGCGCCCGGCATGCTGCGCATCCCGGCGAGCACGGCGGCCATGAGCCCCGGAAGCAGGGCCCGACCAGCGCCGAAGGTCAGGAAGCCCGCGGTGAACGTGGTGTTCGGGCCGGCGAGCACGCCCGCCAGCCCGCCGAGCAGCGCGGCGATGCCCCACGTCATCATCGACACCCGGCGCACGCTGATGCCGACGAGTTCCGCCGCCGTCGACTCCTGCTGCGCCGCCTGGATCGCCAGACCCGACGGCGACC is drawn from Actinokineospora alba and contains these coding sequences:
- a CDS encoding ABC transporter ATP-binding protein, translating into MTLLKIESLVVGYDAFPVLHGVDFEVQEGEVCVLLGLNGAGKTTTVSTIAGLLRPRSGRVLFDGKDLGRKSPSARVSAGISLCPEGRRVFPRLTVRQNLRLGAWTRRRDSKTVKRQLDLAYDYFPRLAEREEQLAGTLSGGEQQMLAVGRALMSRPRLLLIDEASLGLSPTVAKTVWEVTSRIKADGTTVLMVEQNAGALPFADRALIMEKGTLVYTGVGDELRQVNLREAYLGA
- a CDS encoding ABC transporter ATP-binding protein, whose translation is MSVLEVDALSINFGGVQALREVTLRAGEWEIVGIIGPNGAGKTTLFNCVTGFYSPTSGRVRHRGRDITAMPVHARAALGIGRTFQNVGLVKNATVLENLLTAQHLRIGYDPVTGMVGGPATFVEERGLTDRAHQLLELSGLAGHAHARVADLPYGLLKRIEIATVLATDPDLLLLDEPGSGLGPEEAHSLGDTLLGLRKEFGLTIVMIDHHVPLVTRISDYVYCLNFGEVLAEGRPDVVRRHPEVVRAYLGEEEAAS
- a CDS encoding branched-chain amino acid ABC transporter permease, giving the protein MTATQTPPETPAEKTAVLPTVSVEEKPFRPRASGVLGRGVVWAAVAWLVLAVPGNHLSPFDLGVSDVGVLSTAAIFAIIGLSLNVLIGYAGQISLGHQAFVGIGAFTSAFVVTDLGMEFWLAVPVAAFMGGVQAAVLGAISLRLSGLYFALVTLAYGMFAEESLFGIAALTGGEGGKAAPRPIGFETDYQYYYVCLAFLALVWWLDLRLTRTKGGRALQALRENPRVASSYGINVKAYTMLAFVVSGVFAAIGGSLLAHHDEVIVPSSFDFELALLFVLMTVVGGLRNRLGVVLGSVFFALLGSGFLVEVLHLTGFVEGVIGLPKEFVALVIGPILLLLTITRFPGGIGQQVAPIRGWMLGGRFDRHAGAVKEIEVNDVRA